In a single window of the Candidatus Firestonebacteria bacterium RIFOXYD2_FULL_39_29 genome:
- a CDS encoding tRNA methyltransferase, with protein sequence MSEIKADHFLDMRKVSCPLNYVRTKLKIEEIAVGETLELLLGDGEPVVNVPRSVKEDGHKILSLKQVKDYYSVIIRKC encoded by the coding sequence ATGAGTGAGATAAAAGCGGATCATTTTTTGGATATGAGGAAAGTCAGCTGTCCTTTGAATTACGTCAGGACCAAATTAAAGATAGAAGAAATAGCGGTTGGAGAGACGTTAGAGCTTCTTCTTGGCGACGGAGAACCTGTTGTTAATGTCCCGCGAAGCGTAAAGGAAGATGGACATAAGATATTGAGCCTTAAACAAGTTAAAGATTATTATTCCGTGATTATCAGAAAATGCTAA